From the genome of Effusibacillus lacus, one region includes:
- a CDS encoding YwhD family protein — MELNLTAKTGHDTPDEFASLSAVVIDGDTVFVDNGAIHGKSRVERGIRFGASSPDQIPDGRRVVVVWVTLKKGEAGMGFNGVCAAIPFRIDAEAKLGYKNLPDQVNKMGDAMKGAVKLDTLEPEEVARLGNFLKEFRGGELWNNTRPEVREAFGE; from the coding sequence ATGGAACTGAATCTGACAGCCAAGACCGGGCATGATACACCTGATGAGTTTGCATCCTTGTCCGCAGTCGTTATTGACGGAGATACGGTATTTGTGGATAACGGCGCGATTCATGGCAAAAGCCGGGTGGAACGGGGGATCCGGTTTGGAGCTTCGAGCCCCGATCAGATCCCTGACGGACGGCGCGTTGTTGTCGTTTGGGTCACTTTGAAAAAAGGGGAGGCCGGCATGGGCTTCAACGGGGTTTGTGCCGCTATTCCCTTCCGGATTGACGCGGAAGCAAAACTTGGATACAAAAACCTGCCCGATCAGGTGAACAAGATGGGGGATGCCATGAAAGGCGCCGTCAAGCTGGATACCCTTGAACCTGAAGAAGTGGCCAGGCTGGGGAATTTCCTGAAAGAGTTTCGAGGCGGCGAGTTGTGGAACAACACCCGCCCGGAAGTTCGGGAGGCGTTTGGCGAATAA
- a CDS encoding aminotransferase class I/II-fold pyridoxal phosphate-dependent enzyme: MNKQEQERTPLFTALLEHAKRDPIQFHIPGHKKGSGMAREFRDFVGPNALSIDLINITPLDDLHSPRGIIKEAQELAAKAFGADYTFFTVQGTTGAIITMIMSVVGPGDKILVPRNVHKSVSAAIILSGAEPVFMHPELDPKLGIAHGVSYDTVRQTLDEHPDAKGLLLINPTYFGISCDLKRIVDLAHERGIPVVVDEAHGVHIHFHEKLPLSAMQAGADMAATSVHKLGGSMTQSSVLNVKEGLVNVDHVQAILSMLTTTSTSYLLLASLDVARKNLAIHGRELIDEAIKMAEYAREEINKIEGLYCFGREILHNSSVYDMDPLKLTVSVKDLGISGYDVERILREEFNIEVELSDLYNILCIVTVGDTQENVDALIIALRRIAERHVYQTGKPIIQVHLPEMPKLAMSPRQAFYSQTEMVKFDEAVGRTFAEMVMVYPPGIPILLPGEIITKENIEYIREHMEAGLPVQGPDDPNIEYVKVVKG, translated from the coding sequence ATGAATAAACAAGAACAAGAGCGCACACCTTTGTTCACTGCGCTGCTGGAACATGCAAAGAGAGATCCGATTCAGTTTCACATTCCGGGTCACAAGAAGGGCAGCGGAATGGCCAGGGAATTCCGTGACTTCGTTGGACCCAACGCACTTTCGATAGACTTGATCAATATCACGCCGCTTGATGATCTGCACAGTCCGCGGGGAATTATCAAAGAAGCACAGGAACTGGCGGCCAAAGCTTTCGGCGCTGATTATACATTTTTTACTGTTCAGGGAACAACGGGTGCCATCATCACCATGATCATGTCTGTGGTTGGACCGGGAGACAAGATTCTGGTGCCCCGCAACGTTCATAAGTCGGTTTCGGCAGCCATCATTCTGTCCGGGGCCGAACCGGTGTTCATGCACCCGGAACTGGATCCGAAACTGGGGATTGCTCACGGAGTCTCTTACGACACTGTGCGGCAAACACTGGACGAGCACCCGGACGCCAAAGGACTGCTGTTGATCAACCCTACATATTTCGGGATCTCGTGCGACCTGAAGCGAATTGTTGATTTGGCACATGAACGGGGGATTCCGGTTGTTGTTGACGAAGCCCACGGCGTCCACATCCACTTCCATGAGAAATTGCCCCTGTCCGCCATGCAGGCCGGTGCCGACATGGCAGCAACTTCGGTGCACAAGTTGGGCGGTTCGATGACCCAAAGCTCGGTTTTGAACGTCAAAGAGGGATTGGTCAATGTCGATCATGTGCAGGCGATTCTGTCCATGCTCACTACAACCTCCACTTCCTACCTGTTGCTTGCGTCATTGGACGTGGCCCGGAAGAACCTGGCCATTCATGGCCGCGAATTGATTGATGAAGCGATCAAAATGGCCGAATATGCAAGGGAAGAGATCAACAAGATCGAGGGCCTTTACTGTTTTGGCAGGGAAATTCTGCACAACTCGTCCGTTTATGATATGGACCCGCTGAAATTGACGGTTTCCGTAAAGGATTTGGGGATTTCGGGGTATGACGTGGAAAGGATACTGCGGGAAGAATTCAACATTGAGGTGGAACTGTCCGACCTTTACAATATCCTTTGTATTGTGACGGTTGGAGATACACAAGAAAATGTTGACGCATTGATAATTGCCTTGAGAAGAATTGCCGAACGGCACGTATATCAAACCGGGAAACCAATCATTCAAGTGCATCTGCCGGAAATGCCGAAGCTGGCCATGTCACCTCGACAAGCGTTCTATTCACAAACGGAAATGGTCAAATTTGATGAGGCAGTCGGCCGGACTTTCGCGGAAATGGTCATGGTCTATCCGCCGGGGATTCCCATATTGCTGCCGGGCGAAATCATTACAAAAGAAAACATCGAATACATTCGCGAACACATGGAAGCGGGGTTGCCGGTCCAAGGGCCGGATGACCCGAATATTGAGTACGTGAAGGTTGTAAAAGGGTAA
- a CDS encoding 3D domain-containing protein, whose product MDPNVIPLGTRVWVSGYKHLNLPANGFMAVAEDIGGAIRGNRIDIFINADAQSVRNFGFQNVQVKILK is encoded by the coding sequence GTGGACCCCAATGTAATTCCGCTGGGAACCCGTGTTTGGGTCTCGGGATACAAGCATCTGAATCTTCCGGCCAATGGCTTCATGGCTGTAGCTGAAGACATCGGCGGGGCGATTCGCGGAAACCGCATTGACATCTTTATTAACGCAGATGCACAAAGTGTTCGCAACTTCGGATTCCAAAATGTACAAGTGAAGATTCTCAAGTAA
- a CDS encoding type II toxin-antitoxin system HicB family antitoxin has protein sequence MNKDLDYYLSLPYRIVLHPAPEGGYAVSIPELPGCISQGETVEEAIKMIEDAKVSWLEIALEDGLEISEPERESEEYSGKFNVRVPKSLHRILAEKAKEENVSLNQYINYQLSRSVGLPPKKPGA, from the coding sequence ATGAATAAAGACTTGGATTACTACTTGAGCCTTCCGTACCGAATCGTTCTACATCCTGCACCGGAGGGGGGCTATGCTGTTTCCATCCCGGAACTTCCTGGTTGCATAAGTCAGGGAGAAACTGTGGAAGAGGCAATAAAGATGATTGAGGATGCAAAAGTATCTTGGCTAGAAATTGCCTTAGAGGATGGATTAGAAATTTCGGAACCAGAACGGGAATCAGAAGAATACTCCGGCAAGTTCAACGTTCGGGTCCCGAAGTCCCTGCACCGTATTCTTGCCGAAAAGGCCAAGGAAGAAAACGTTAGCTTAAATCAATACATCAACTACCAGTTGTCCAGATCAGTAGGATTACCACCTAAAAAACCCGGCGCATAA
- a CDS encoding type II toxin-antitoxin system HicA family toxin translates to MSKLEKLWQKIKNNPKQVRFEELDKLLVKAGFERRQPRRGSSHYVYRKAGSKPVTVPYRQPHILSVYVEEAIKVLEGEFEDE, encoded by the coding sequence ATGAGCAAACTTGAAAAGCTTTGGCAGAAGATCAAGAATAATCCCAAACAGGTGCGATTTGAGGAGTTGGACAAACTTCTCGTAAAAGCTGGTTTTGAAAGACGGCAACCGAGGCGTGGATCGAGTCATTATGTGTACCGAAAAGCAGGATCCAAACCAGTAACGGTTCCTTACCGGCAGCCGCACATTTTATCCGTTTATGTAGAAGAAGCAATTAAAGTTCTTGAGGGGGAATTTGAGGATGAATAA